The Quercus lobata isolate SW786 chromosome 4, ValleyOak3.0 Primary Assembly, whole genome shotgun sequence genome segment CATTTGGGAGTGGTGCAACACTGTCACACAGACAAATGACTGAGCTatttgtgtcatttttttaatctagaaaaatgtatattttgttattatttgatGGCTGTTACAGTTCTAATgtcacattatttatttttaattaaaaaattggtaGCATTCCTATGCATCGCAccggttagcgactagttttaaTTAAACCCCTAGTGTGCgcatgtctatatatatatatatatatatatatatatatatatattttgagagagtttcaacttatgacgtccgctcctgatgattgctatttatcatcaaaccaagacaccaatcagtttttggtgtaggcggagattgaaccccaaatctcttatacaatcgtcagagactttaccagttgagctaactggaacccacatatatatatatatatatatatatatatatcatttataaCACTGTGGGTGGaatttgtttgaattatttttgggtACATTTATGAAAGTTTGCAGTTTCAATTGTCCCATTTTAAAGTATAGGCTTTAATGTGTCTTAATGGTAAAACTATAAGGTTTATTGTACTTTcccctaaaatttttagatattaaattatttttaaaagtaactttttttttttttgaaactaaaatcAGACTTTCATTTCAATCAAGAAAGcatcaaagtttacaaaatccAAAGCAACTAATGGAACCTCTTCCATCCAAAATAAATTAGTACTAACGTGATGTGCATATATAGCAAGTGCATGGGCCACCCTATTACCATTCCTCTTAATGCAACTCACAGAACTCCACTCCACAGCTCCCATCAAATGCCTAATGTCCCCAATGACATGCCCAAGAGCTGACTGGTTTTCCCTTCCTGATACAATACCCCTCATAGCGTTGACACTATCCCCTTCTATTATGAGCATCGTGAAGCCAGCATCAATTGCAAATTCCATCGCCTTTCGACATGCGAGCAATTCCGCCTCATCACTGTCGTGGATTGCCAGACCCTTGACTATCATTGCTGCCATGACTTCACCACTTGAGTTTCTGATCACAGCACCAAACCCAGAGTTGGCAGAATCTGCAAACACAGCTGCGTCGTAATTCAGCTTATACATGGATTCTGGTGGAGGTTGCCAACCCACCTCAGCGTTTTACAGAACCTGCCTATTTGCATTCAACATCGCCTCAGCTTGTAAACTATTCTGTGACTGCCGGAATTCCTCAAGCAACTCAGCAGCACGCTTATTCAACGAGCCCGGTTCCAGAAATTTGCCTCCATGCACCACTCTGTTCCGTTGATTCCAAATCAACCATGCTTGTACTAACATTAGCTCCACCTCTGTTTTGTCGATCCGATGCAGTAGATACTCCAACAGAGCTACAAAGTCAGGTTGCCCCGTTCCACACTTCTGCAAGGCCCTAACACTACCATGCCAAATATCTTGGGCTGTTGTACATTCCCATAACACATGAATGGTTGATTCCTGGAATAAGCCACAGAATGGACACGACTCATCCACtaaaacccttttctttttgaggTTCCTTTTGGTTGGGAGAATATCATGACATGCCCTCCACCCAAACACCTTTATCTTATTGGGGATCCGTAGCTTCCATAAAGGAGCCCACACCCTACTAACTCCACTTCCTGATGATGGTTTAGCCCAATCATCCTTCTTCAAGAGAGCCCGTGCAACCTTGTAAGCCGACTTTACTGTGAAGATGCCATCCTTACTGTGCTTCCAAAAAACAGAATCAGGGACTTGCCTTTGACTTAGAGGAATATCACAGATAGCCTCCCCCTCTTCTCGAGTGAAGCTAGCCATAATAACATCTCTACGCCACACATGAAGGTCTTGGTTAATCAAACTTGACACCCATACTTCCTCTTCATCATTCCTTACCGACAAGAAAGGTTTATTTGTAGGGTACTTTGGAATCCACCTATCCCGATAGACATTAATAGATAGTCCATCAC includes the following:
- the LOC115985249 gene encoding uncharacterized protein LOC115985249, whose translation is MYKLNYDAAVFADSANSGFGAVIRNSSGEVMAAMIVKGLAIHDSDEAELLACRKAMEFAIDAGFTMLIIEGDSVNAMRGIVSGRENQSALGHVIGDIRHLMGAVEWSSVSCIKRNGNRVAHALAIYAHHVSTNLFWMEEVPLVALDFVNFDAFLIEMKV